One stretch of Camelus bactrianus isolate YW-2024 breed Bactrian camel chromosome 21, ASM4877302v1, whole genome shotgun sequence DNA includes these proteins:
- the FDPS gene encoding farnesyl pyrophosphate synthase isoform X1, with protein sequence MPLSRWLRSVGVFLLPAPCWAPRERWLGPLRRPSLVHGCPVLGAWHITRCWCQAWTEEPRTFYSSLRMNGDQKSDVYAQERQNFIQHFSQIVKVLTEEDTGHPEIGDAVARLKKVLEYNAIGGKYQRGLTVLIVFRELVEPTKQDADSLQRALTVGWCVELKSYKVRLHEEILKSSMKFLAKEECGLQAFFLVSDDIMDSSLTRRGQICWYQKPGIGLDAINDAFLLEANIYRLLKLYCREQPYYLNLIELFLQSSYQTEIGQTLDLITGTQGNVDLGRFTEKRYKSIVKYKTAFYSFYLPVAAAMYMAGIDGEKEHANAKKILLEMGEFFQIQDDYLDLFGDPSVTGKIGTDIQDNKCSWLVVQCLQRASPEQRQILQENYGQKEAEKVARVKALYEEMNLPAVFMQYEEDSYSHLMGLIEQYAAPLPPAIFLGLAQKIYKRKK encoded by the exons ATGCCCCTGTCCCGCTGGCTGAGATCTGTGGGGGTCTTCTTGCTGCCGGCCCCCTGCTGGGCGCCCCGGGAGAGGTGGCTGGGTCCCCTACGGCGGCCCTCTCTGGTGCATGGGTGCCCAGTCCTGGGGGCCTGGCACATTACCCGCTGCTGGTGCCAAGCGTGGACAGAGGAGCCTCG AACATTTTACTCCTCCCTCAGAATGAATGGAGATCAGAAATCGGACGTTTATGCCCAAGAAAGGCAGAATTTCATCCAGCACTTCTCCCAGATTGTCAAGGTGCTCACTGAGGAGGATACTGGGCACCCAGAGATAGGAGATGCTGTTGCCCGCTTGAAGAAG GTCCTGGAGTACAACGCCATTGGAGGCAAGTACCAGCGGGGTTTGACGGTGCTAATAGTGTTCCGGGAGCTGGTGGAGCCGACGAAGCAGGATGCTGATAGTCTCCAGCGGGCCCTGACCGTGGGCTGGTGTGTGGAACTG aagtcaTATAAAGTCCGATTGCATGAAGAAATCTTAAAGTCTTCAATGAAGTTCCTGGCAAAAGAAGAGTGCGGT CTCCAAGCCTTCTTTCTGGTGTCAGATGACATCATGGATTCATCCCTCACCCGGCGGGGGCAGATCTGCTGGTATCAGAAG CCAGGCATAGGTTTGGATGCCATCAATGATGCTTTTCTCCTGGAAGCAAATATCTACCGCCTGTTGAAGCTCTACTGCCGGGAGCAGCCCTATTACCTGAACCTGATCGAGCTCTTCCTGCAG AGTTCCTATCAGACTGAGATTGGACAGACCTTGGACCTCATCACAGGCACCCAGGGCAATGTGGATCTTGGCAGATTCACTGAGAAAAG GTACAAATCTATTGTCAAGTACAAGACAGCTTTCTACTCCTTCTACCTTCCTGTGGCTGCTGCCATGTATATG GCGGGCATTGATGGGGAGAAGGAGCATGCCAATGCCAAGAAGATCCTGCTGGAGATGGGGGAGTTCTTTCAGATTCAG GATGATTACCTTGATCTCTTTGGGGATCCCAGTGTGACAGGCAAGATCGGCACTGACATCCAGGACAACAAGTGCAGCTGGCTGGTGGTTCAGTGTCTGCAGCGGGCCTCTCCGGAACAGCGCCAGATCCTGCAG GAGAACTACGGGCAGAAGGAGGCTGAGAAGGTGGCCCGGGTGAAGGCACTCTACGAGGAGATGAATCTGCCGGCCGTGTTCATGCAGTACGAGGAAGATAGTTACAGCCACCTTATGGGTCTCATCGAGCAGTATGCTGCGcctctgcccccagccatctTCCTGGGGCTCGCACAAAAGATCTACAAGCGGAAAAAGTGA
- the FDPS gene encoding farnesyl pyrophosphate synthase isoform X2, with translation MPLSRWLRSVGVFLLPAPCWAPRERWLGPLRRPSLVHGCPVLGAWHITRCWCQAWTEEPRTFYSSLRMNGDQKSDVYAQERQNFIQHFSQIVKVLTEEDTGHPEIGDAVARLKKVLEYNAIGGKYQRGLTVLIVFRELVEPTKQDADSLQRALTVGWCVELLQAFFLVSDDIMDSSLTRRGQICWYQKPGIGLDAINDAFLLEANIYRLLKLYCREQPYYLNLIELFLQSSYQTEIGQTLDLITGTQGNVDLGRFTEKRYKSIVKYKTAFYSFYLPVAAAMYMAGIDGEKEHANAKKILLEMGEFFQIQDDYLDLFGDPSVTGKIGTDIQDNKCSWLVVQCLQRASPEQRQILQENYGQKEAEKVARVKALYEEMNLPAVFMQYEEDSYSHLMGLIEQYAAPLPPAIFLGLAQKIYKRKK, from the exons ATGCCCCTGTCCCGCTGGCTGAGATCTGTGGGGGTCTTCTTGCTGCCGGCCCCCTGCTGGGCGCCCCGGGAGAGGTGGCTGGGTCCCCTACGGCGGCCCTCTCTGGTGCATGGGTGCCCAGTCCTGGGGGCCTGGCACATTACCCGCTGCTGGTGCCAAGCGTGGACAGAGGAGCCTCG AACATTTTACTCCTCCCTCAGAATGAATGGAGATCAGAAATCGGACGTTTATGCCCAAGAAAGGCAGAATTTCATCCAGCACTTCTCCCAGATTGTCAAGGTGCTCACTGAGGAGGATACTGGGCACCCAGAGATAGGAGATGCTGTTGCCCGCTTGAAGAAG GTCCTGGAGTACAACGCCATTGGAGGCAAGTACCAGCGGGGTTTGACGGTGCTAATAGTGTTCCGGGAGCTGGTGGAGCCGACGAAGCAGGATGCTGATAGTCTCCAGCGGGCCCTGACCGTGGGCTGGTGTGTGGAACTG CTCCAAGCCTTCTTTCTGGTGTCAGATGACATCATGGATTCATCCCTCACCCGGCGGGGGCAGATCTGCTGGTATCAGAAG CCAGGCATAGGTTTGGATGCCATCAATGATGCTTTTCTCCTGGAAGCAAATATCTACCGCCTGTTGAAGCTCTACTGCCGGGAGCAGCCCTATTACCTGAACCTGATCGAGCTCTTCCTGCAG AGTTCCTATCAGACTGAGATTGGACAGACCTTGGACCTCATCACAGGCACCCAGGGCAATGTGGATCTTGGCAGATTCACTGAGAAAAG GTACAAATCTATTGTCAAGTACAAGACAGCTTTCTACTCCTTCTACCTTCCTGTGGCTGCTGCCATGTATATG GCGGGCATTGATGGGGAGAAGGAGCATGCCAATGCCAAGAAGATCCTGCTGGAGATGGGGGAGTTCTTTCAGATTCAG GATGATTACCTTGATCTCTTTGGGGATCCCAGTGTGACAGGCAAGATCGGCACTGACATCCAGGACAACAAGTGCAGCTGGCTGGTGGTTCAGTGTCTGCAGCGGGCCTCTCCGGAACAGCGCCAGATCCTGCAG GAGAACTACGGGCAGAAGGAGGCTGAGAAGGTGGCCCGGGTGAAGGCACTCTACGAGGAGATGAATCTGCCGGCCGTGTTCATGCAGTACGAGGAAGATAGTTACAGCCACCTTATGGGTCTCATCGAGCAGTATGCTGCGcctctgcccccagccatctTCCTGGGGCTCGCACAAAAGATCTACAAGCGGAAAAAGTGA
- the FDPS gene encoding farnesyl pyrophosphate synthase isoform X3, with protein MNGDQKSDVYAQERQNFIQHFSQIVKVLTEEDTGHPEIGDAVARLKKVLEYNAIGGKYQRGLTVLIVFRELVEPTKQDADSLQRALTVGWCVELKSYKVRLHEEILKSSMKFLAKEECGLQAFFLVSDDIMDSSLTRRGQICWYQKPGIGLDAINDAFLLEANIYRLLKLYCREQPYYLNLIELFLQSSYQTEIGQTLDLITGTQGNVDLGRFTEKRYKSIVKYKTAFYSFYLPVAAAMYMAGIDGEKEHANAKKILLEMGEFFQIQDDYLDLFGDPSVTGKIGTDIQDNKCSWLVVQCLQRASPEQRQILQENYGQKEAEKVARVKALYEEMNLPAVFMQYEEDSYSHLMGLIEQYAAPLPPAIFLGLAQKIYKRKK; from the exons ATGAATGGAGATCAGAAATCGGACGTTTATGCCCAAGAAAGGCAGAATTTCATCCAGCACTTCTCCCAGATTGTCAAGGTGCTCACTGAGGAGGATACTGGGCACCCAGAGATAGGAGATGCTGTTGCCCGCTTGAAGAAG GTCCTGGAGTACAACGCCATTGGAGGCAAGTACCAGCGGGGTTTGACGGTGCTAATAGTGTTCCGGGAGCTGGTGGAGCCGACGAAGCAGGATGCTGATAGTCTCCAGCGGGCCCTGACCGTGGGCTGGTGTGTGGAACTG aagtcaTATAAAGTCCGATTGCATGAAGAAATCTTAAAGTCTTCAATGAAGTTCCTGGCAAAAGAAGAGTGCGGT CTCCAAGCCTTCTTTCTGGTGTCAGATGACATCATGGATTCATCCCTCACCCGGCGGGGGCAGATCTGCTGGTATCAGAAG CCAGGCATAGGTTTGGATGCCATCAATGATGCTTTTCTCCTGGAAGCAAATATCTACCGCCTGTTGAAGCTCTACTGCCGGGAGCAGCCCTATTACCTGAACCTGATCGAGCTCTTCCTGCAG AGTTCCTATCAGACTGAGATTGGACAGACCTTGGACCTCATCACAGGCACCCAGGGCAATGTGGATCTTGGCAGATTCACTGAGAAAAG GTACAAATCTATTGTCAAGTACAAGACAGCTTTCTACTCCTTCTACCTTCCTGTGGCTGCTGCCATGTATATG GCGGGCATTGATGGGGAGAAGGAGCATGCCAATGCCAAGAAGATCCTGCTGGAGATGGGGGAGTTCTTTCAGATTCAG GATGATTACCTTGATCTCTTTGGGGATCCCAGTGTGACAGGCAAGATCGGCACTGACATCCAGGACAACAAGTGCAGCTGGCTGGTGGTTCAGTGTCTGCAGCGGGCCTCTCCGGAACAGCGCCAGATCCTGCAG GAGAACTACGGGCAGAAGGAGGCTGAGAAGGTGGCCCGGGTGAAGGCACTCTACGAGGAGATGAATCTGCCGGCCGTGTTCATGCAGTACGAGGAAGATAGTTACAGCCACCTTATGGGTCTCATCGAGCAGTATGCTGCGcctctgcccccagccatctTCCTGGGGCTCGCACAAAAGATCTACAAGCGGAAAAAGTGA